In Rhodococcus rhodochrous, a single genomic region encodes these proteins:
- a CDS encoding GyrI-like domain-containing protein, which produces MDKYDIKREHRELYTCSTEDFTEVHVPEIGYLAVDGKGDPNSSGEYADAVEALYSVAYTLKFTSKKELGRDSVVGPLEGLWWSEDMSTFLTRDKDSWSWRMLIAQPPWITDDMVDDAIAAAGDKARAKKKPLPSLPRVRPFRLAEGRALQILHIGPYDAEGPVLQRLHTQVMPERGLTFAGDHHEIYLSDPRRTAPEKLKTILRQPVADIQER; this is translated from the coding sequence GTGGACAAATACGACATCAAGCGTGAGCACCGTGAGCTGTACACATGCTCGACCGAGGATTTCACCGAGGTGCACGTCCCCGAGATCGGTTACCTCGCCGTGGACGGCAAGGGCGATCCGAACAGTTCCGGCGAGTACGCCGACGCCGTCGAGGCCCTCTACTCGGTGGCATACACCCTGAAGTTCACCTCCAAGAAGGAACTCGGCCGGGATTCCGTCGTCGGGCCCCTCGAAGGTCTGTGGTGGAGCGAGGACATGAGCACCTTCCTCACGCGGGACAAGGACTCCTGGTCGTGGCGCATGCTCATCGCGCAGCCGCCGTGGATCACCGACGACATGGTGGACGACGCGATCGCAGCGGCGGGTGACAAGGCCCGGGCGAAGAAGAAACCGCTCCCCTCCCTTCCGCGAGTGCGGCCGTTCCGGCTGGCGGAGGGCAGGGCGCTGCAGATCCTGCACATCGGACCGTACGACGCGGAAGGCCCCGTCCTGCAGCGCCTGCACACGCAGGTGATGCCCGAACGCGGGTTGACGTTCGCCGGCGACCACCACGAGATCTACCTGTCCGACCCTCGCCGCACGGCCCCCGAGAAACTGAAAACGATTCTGCGTCAACCCGTCGCAGACATACAGGAGCGATGA
- a CDS encoding NUDIX domain-containing protein encodes MAATSAGLLFYRIDDTGLLSVWLVHPGGPFWKGKDEAAWSVPKGEYGPEEDPREVALREFTEECGIELPDVPLSLLGRYRQSSGKIVSIYAGETSDELEFVESNTCEVEWPPKSGKQITIPEVDDARWIVAADAETKLHKGQRPVLEALRARLDEEGRYYRLEP; translated from the coding sequence ATGGCCGCCACCAGCGCAGGTCTGCTGTTCTACCGCATCGACGACACCGGTCTGCTCAGCGTGTGGCTCGTCCACCCCGGCGGCCCGTTCTGGAAGGGGAAGGACGAAGCGGCCTGGTCGGTGCCGAAAGGGGAGTACGGCCCGGAAGAGGATCCCCGGGAGGTCGCCCTGCGCGAGTTCACGGAGGAGTGCGGGATCGAACTACCGGACGTGCCGCTGTCCCTGCTCGGTCGCTACCGGCAGTCGTCCGGCAAGATCGTCAGTATCTACGCGGGAGAGACGTCGGACGAGCTGGAGTTCGTCGAAAGCAACACGTGCGAGGTCGAATGGCCGCCGAAGTCGGGTAAGCAGATCACGATCCCGGAGGTCGACGATGCGCGCTGGATCGTCGCAGCGGACGCCGAGACGAAACTGCACAAGGGGCAGCGGCCGGTGCTCGAGGCCCTGCGTGCGCGATTGGACGAAGAAGGCCGGTACTACCGCCTCGAGCCGTAG
- a CDS encoding sigma-70 family RNA polymerase sigma factor, translating to MLDESTQKAFEENRTHLLSVAYRLTGSIADAEDAVQDAWLRLAGADVSEVRDLRAWLTTVVGRLCLDRLRSAAVRRETYMGQWLPEPIVAPLGSPAPPDPLDEIVRDEDNRLAALVVLDSLTPAQRIAFVLHDAFDIPFDDIARILDVATPTARQLASRARRTVSTVPPPSSPAEHEEAVGRLVAAFAGADLDAVVAALHPDARMIGDAGGTTRTALNVVVGAEKVARFILGLLRLYGAEALTAFEPVLVNGELGLLNRGRPAENGRPGFPPRVTAWTVRDGRIWAAYDIANPEKLRRGVLLPDGIFD from the coding sequence ATGCTCGACGAGAGCACCCAGAAGGCGTTCGAGGAGAACCGCACCCACCTGCTGTCGGTGGCCTACCGCCTCACCGGCAGCATCGCCGACGCCGAGGACGCCGTGCAGGACGCATGGCTGCGACTCGCGGGCGCGGATGTCTCCGAGGTACGCGACCTGCGTGCCTGGTTGACGACGGTCGTGGGACGGTTGTGCCTCGACAGGTTGCGCTCGGCCGCGGTGCGCCGCGAGACCTACATGGGCCAGTGGCTGCCCGAACCGATCGTGGCGCCTCTCGGCTCCCCTGCTCCCCCGGACCCGCTCGACGAGATCGTGCGCGACGAGGACAACCGCCTGGCCGCGCTCGTCGTCCTCGACAGCCTGACGCCGGCCCAGCGCATCGCGTTCGTGCTCCACGACGCGTTCGACATCCCGTTCGACGACATCGCCCGGATCCTCGACGTCGCCACCCCGACCGCCCGCCAGCTGGCCTCCCGCGCCCGCCGGACGGTCTCGACCGTGCCACCGCCGAGTTCACCGGCCGAACACGAAGAGGCCGTCGGACGGCTCGTCGCGGCCTTCGCGGGCGCCGACCTCGACGCCGTCGTCGCCGCGCTCCATCCCGACGCCCGCATGATCGGGGACGCCGGCGGCACGACCCGCACGGCGCTGAACGTCGTGGTCGGCGCCGAGAAGGTCGCGCGGTTCATCCTCGGACTGCTGCGGCTCTACGGTGCCGAGGCGTTGACGGCCTTCGAACCGGTCCTCGTCAACGGCGAGCTGGGTCTGTTGAACCGCGGTCGCCCGGCCGAGAACGGTCGGCCGGGCTTTCCTCCGCGCGTGACGGCGTGGACCGTGCGGGACGGACGGATCTGGGCGGCCTACGACATCGCGAACCCCGAGAAGCTCAGACGCGGAGTCCTTCTGCCCGACGGCATCTTCGACTAG
- a CDS encoding TetR/AcrR family transcriptional regulator, with product MGIEIDETRVRLLDAAYEQFCRTGIQRSSMEEIARRAKLSRITLYRKFESKDALVDEVIMREFRRYFLRFLEDIAQADTVADRVVLGFVSALRVIRTNRLIGNLLETEPVLFAGAIGGDDGTMLAAVRRFVAGQLQREQRAGTVAADLNTDLVAEMIVRISASFLTTPSQVVDIDDDEALASIARQFLVPMVLPDYGSRR from the coding sequence ATGGGTATCGAGATCGACGAGACGCGTGTACGCCTGCTCGATGCCGCCTACGAACAGTTCTGCCGGACCGGCATCCAACGCTCCTCGATGGAGGAGATCGCCCGCCGCGCGAAGCTGTCGCGAATCACCTTGTACCGCAAGTTCGAGTCGAAGGATGCCCTCGTCGACGAGGTCATCATGCGCGAGTTCCGCCGCTACTTCCTGCGTTTCCTCGAGGACATCGCCCAGGCCGACACCGTGGCCGATCGGGTGGTCCTCGGATTCGTCAGCGCGCTGCGCGTCATCCGCACGAACAGGTTGATCGGCAATCTGCTCGAGACCGAACCGGTGCTGTTCGCCGGTGCGATCGGTGGCGACGACGGAACGATGCTCGCCGCCGTCCGCCGGTTCGTCGCAGGACAGTTGCAGCGTGAGCAGCGCGCCGGAACGGTCGCCGCCGATCTGAACACCGATCTGGTGGCGGAGATGATCGTCCGCATCTCGGCCTCGTTCCTCACCACACCGAGTCAGGTCGTCGACATCGACGACGACGAGGCCCTCGCGTCGATCGCCAGGCAGTTCCTCGTTCCGATGGTGCTTCCGGACTACGGCTCGAGGCGGTAG